The sequence below is a genomic window from Chitinispirillales bacterium ANBcel5.
CACACTCCGGCGCCCTGACCAGTGGACATCGATACAGGCATAACCCGGTAAGAAGAGTGTGCTTCATGTGTACCGGAAATACAGCGTCCCGCCACCAGTATGTTGTCAAGGTCTTTAGGAATACAGCATCGCAGAGGAATATCGTATGCCTCCCCGGGTGAAACCCTTTTAATTACAGTTCCCCGCCCCGTTGGGTTATGAATATCTATGGGGTAGATACACCGTGCAATTACATCATCAAATCTCCTGGCTTCCATAACATCCTGTGCATTCAGACAATAATCCCCCTTAATTCTTCTTGTTTCTCTTATCCCTATCTGAATACCACTTTGGATAACATAGCTTTTATTAAACCCGGGCACATATCGTTTAAAAAACTCTTCGAGGTGTTTCATTTGCCTTCTGCTTTCCCACTCGGCATAGGTAATATCCCAGATGTCGGTTCCCAAAACTCGTATAACACGCGTGCTGTTTACGCTTACTTCTCCCGGGTGCGGTGAGCCAAACAGAAGAATATCTTCACGGGGAAGATCAAGTTCACCATCCAGAGCGGCCTGTTTCACAAGATCCCACAACCCATGAACCCCTTTCCACTGATCGGGATGCATCCTGGCATAGTTTTCAAATGCTACCTTTTCGAAGTTAGTTAGTCTGAAATACAGGGTCATTGGCTGCACAAGACCATCGGTGTCTCGTCCCACATCATAGTGGCCACCCGCACTGGTGGCAACGTCTCCATCACCTGTACAATCCACAATCATCTTGGCATTAATCACCACAGGCCCCGATTTGGTTTCAAACACCACCCCTGGTTCCTTTTTCCTCATGATACATTCACTTGCAAAGGAGTGGTAAAGCACATGAACCCCGGCTTCATCAACCATCTCCATGGCAACAAATTTAAACACTTCATGGTCGAAGGGAACCACATATCCTGTTTTGTATGTAGGGGGAAGCGCCCCACCTGCTTTTACCAAACGTTCAATAAGCTCCCGCACAGCACCGGCTATTACCGGCTCCCCCCACCCGTGATCTGTTGGAAACATGCTTATATCGCCTGCATGTTGCTTTTTTGGATGTTGGGTGAAAATGGACATAAGAGGCATCACTAAAGCAGCAGTTGCACTACCCCCTAAAAAACCATACCGCTCCGCCAACACCACCTGAGCCCCAAGCTTTGCCGCACCCAGTGCGGCTCCAATACCAGCAGGACCACCCCCAACCACCAGCACATCACAGCTCTCAGCCACCACCGCTTTTCTGGCCGGAAGAAGCATGAAATTATATTTTTCTGGGCGGGGAAGAGGTGGTACGTTTATACCCTTTTACGTTTCAGATTTACTCTTTAAAAGCTCTACTACAATAGAATTATTATACTGTGCGCGTTTTTTAAGAGCTGGTAAAAAGCGATTTATTCTTTGAGCCACAGAGGATTTGTTGTCCCAGGCATGATCGATATGGGATATAAGTCTCCCTGCATTGACCAGGTGGATCGGAGGCATTTCCAGGTGAAGCTCTTCAAGGAAACTGTTTACCTTGGGTGAGTAGGGGAGGCCCACAAGAGGGATTTGATTAAGGGCCGCGAATATTAGAAAATGCAGTCTCATACCCACCGCGAAACTGAAATGAGAAAAAATTGTGAGTAGTTGACCGGCGGTGTAATCTTTCTGTAGAACTGTAGCCTGCTGGGGACGAAGCATAAGGGAGATAACCGCATGGCTGTGCTGTAAGTCTAAAACCTTTCTCTCCATGGGTATAAACACCACATTTGCATTGAAACGATCGATTATGTAATCGGCTGTGTTGGCAAGCATATCGTGATAAATGGTTTCGTTAATATCGGGAGCCGCTACACCCGGCTCCCGCACCGATATCCCCACCAGGCGTTTACCGGGATGTATTCCATCGAGCTTTAGTGTTTCTTTGTTAACAGACTGCTTCTCGAGCAAAAGTGCCGGATCAGCGGTTACCTCTATGGCTTTTCTTATTCCGATATCCTGCAAAATTCTCTTTGAGTGATGATCTCTTACCGTTATAACGTCGGCACATTCAAGACACTCTTTTATCGTTCCCTGAATAGAGCTATCATAAAGGGGGCCTGCGCTAATGGCGTAAACCATAAAGGGGATTTTTTTTTCTATAGCAAGTATCGGCTCACGTAAATAGGTTCTTGCATCCGCATCGTATAAAATCCCCCCTCCACCAAAAATCAACAGATCGAGCCTTTCCACCTCTTTGGAAGCTTCCTCCCTGGTGAGTTTTCGTACTGCAAGCGCTTTTTCCACTTTGTGG
It includes:
- a CDS encoding FAD-dependent oxidoreductase; amino-acid sequence: MLLPARKAVVAESCDVLVVGGGPAGIGAALGAAKLGAQVVLAERYGFLGGSATAALVMPLMSIFTQHPKKQHAGDISMFPTDHGWGEPVIAGAVRELIERLVKAGGALPPTYKTGYVVPFDHEVFKFVAMEMVDEAGVHVLYHSFASECIMRKKEPGVVFETKSGPVVINAKMIVDCTGDGDVATSAGGHYDVGRDTDGLVQPMTLYFRLTNFEKVAFENYARMHPDQWKGVHGLWDLVKQAALDGELDLPREDILLFGSPHPGEVSVNSTRVIRVLGTDIWDITYAEWESRRQMKHLEEFFKRYVPGFNKSYVIQSGIQIGIRETRRIKGDYCLNAQDVMEARRFDDVIARCIYPIDIHNPTGRGTVIKRVSPGEAYDIPLRCCIPKDLDNILVAGRCISGTHEAHSSYRVMPVSMSTGQGAGVCAALAARANVHSRDVAIEDVQRELKKQGADLG
- a CDS encoding polysaccharide pyruvyl transferase family protein, with amino-acid sequence MSRQSNLFQIGITGSYGGLNLGDEAILQCIISQIRSSIKAHITVFSKDPADTLKRHKVEKALAVRKLTREEASKEVERLDLLIFGGGGILYDADARTYLREPILAIEKKIPFMVYAISAGPLYDSSIQGTIKECLECADVITVRDHHSKRILQDIGIRKAIEVTADPALLLEKQSVNKETLKLDGIHPGKRLVGISVREPGVAAPDINETIYHDMLANTADYIIDRFNANVVFIPMERKVLDLQHSHAVISLMLRPQQATVLQKDYTAGQLLTIFSHFSFAVGMRLHFLIFAALNQIPLVGLPYSPKVNSFLEELHLEMPPIHLVNAGRLISHIDHAWDNKSSVAQRINRFLPALKKRAQYNNSIVVELLKSKSET